The sequence GTAGCTTTATTAGTTTATCTTTTCAGTAGAAAGATGGACAGTAGATTTCTAATGTATTGGAAAAATCTGGGCATTGAAACCATGTGAAAGATTTATGCAATATCTAGAGCCACCAAATCCACAAAAGAGTACACgtgaaaatttagaaatttctAGTGTAGCTTTCACTTGCTTGTCAATGACATGGGAGGTTTGGCCATGGTGGGATGCTCTTAAGTAAATTAGTATGGTTTCTAGGTTGTTGAAAATGGCGTGTGCCTTTAAttaagtgaaaaataataaaacattaaataaggagagaaaaaaaatgctgGCATTAATTAGGAATGAAGTGGAAAGTAATAacatttaatgatatttttttaaccgttaaattttttagaaatctaCGGTGTAAACAAATGTGTAAgttgaacccatctcatatatattgagcaaaacttagatataatatttatatattgttttttaggTTCCCCTTTTAAAATTCAGccatgtgtctacttaagtAAAAATACTCTTCTATCCTATGAGAAAAAAGTCACAGGTTGAATTTTAAATCCACCAATGAATGTCCGATATGTGACTCGTCACACACCCATATAACACATACTTAAACAATATCCAAATCAGATCTGGGGCACTAACAATATTCAGGAAATAAACTTTTACACATTCAAGATCAAGGAGTGCATATtgtgaattttcactttattttaatggaatgttaattatttttgacATTACTTCCAGGGGTAACAAGTAGAACTAAACTGATTAACCTGCACACAAGGGCCATCCTCTCTTACAGTCCATGAGCAACAAATATTTCCTCGGTCTTTGTCCCTCTTATAGACGTAAAAATCGAAATTGTGTGTTTGGCCTCCCCATTCCACACTGCAATTGACATCTTCAGAAAGCAAAGGGatgggttggaaagaaaatGGAAGTTTGCCAAGTTTAGGGATTGCAAAGGCTCCAAAATCTTTAGCCGGGGATGAACAATGGACTATAATAGGCATAGTATTCAACAAATCATTAATGATAGTGATACGTACTTCTGGTGGAGTAATATTTAGTGCTTCACAAGTAGCTATTAGCGAGAGAAGCAGCAATATTGATGCTAATCTATTGAATGGCCTCATGTTTGATGTTGGTatttgttgttggtggttttaCTTCGGCATAGATCTTATTTATAGGGCTACATTTATGCGACCATTATGGtaaatattttatggaaaaatttagctataaaattggttgtaatctgagattacaactttactcaatattttttttattagatgttaattttgacaaatctaccattagattacattttctccTTATATCtcttaaagatcaataactatgtcattaataaattgtttaaattgtaagtttttgtaatttaaaattaaacataaaatataaactgaTAGATCATATAGTTAATAACAtctgattgatacaaaatttgacatttatattaagagagtaaaaaatatgtagtaaaacggttaaaatttcaatttgtatagtaatgttaatatttttaaaaataagttgtaacattaggttacaaccaattttatggCTAAATTTTGCCtataaaaatacaatcataAACCTAGCTTCATGTTATAGAAGAGTATGGTTTATGGGTGTATTGAATATCTTCCCCATTAAAATGGTATCCAATGAGATCAATGAGATTGCATTCATTTAGTGAtgaatagtttatatatatatacatattatttaaattgcaatcTATATTCAAACAGAATAAAGTTATGgcacacaacatttttcatgataAAGCCTAGATGGTTAggtaaaaaagttatatttgtGATGGACCTAGATGAGCATTTCTACctagaatttattgtaaaaatattgtgcttGTGACACTACTCATTAGGACACAgtcataataaatatatattaattcttttgttAGTAAATAAATACCAATTAATTACtaccataattatatatttattttttcatataaaaatacaatcataAAGACACTTATTAATTGCtatcataattatatatttacagttcaatataaaaaaaattataaagataCTAATTAATAAgcatcataattatcaaatttcatattcaatatttaataaataatcaaaataaaaataattgtattaatAAGTactataattgaaaaataaattttattgaaatgttTTTGTATTAATTGCACATGTTGTTGAgtattttactatatatatatatatatatatatatatatatatatatatatatatatattttatatatatacaagatagaatttctgttTTAGCCTAATCttagtgtatatgtatgtgaagctccctcctagagacttgaatcccagCCCTTACCCCTACACctcacaaatatttatacttgtagagtgaccaccgcactaaGGGGAAGCagtgatacacacacacacacacacatatatatatatacacacacatataaattttattttatatatggtACATAATCTTTACTAAGAATATACCACAGTTTGATTTcttctcgtttttttttttttttttttggtttacatCCTCCTTTCCTTTATATAAATGTGAAGTCTCGTTTGAGGGACCTACATGCATGTGAGACCTACCTTCATGTTAAAGAAGAGTATAGTCTGTTTGGTGCATTGAATCATTTTACCATCAAAATGGTATCAAATGAGATTAATGAGATAGCATTCATTTACAGATGAATAGttatttaaattctttattAAAATCTTGTCAcactatcttttttttaattataaattaaattgtttcatatataATGACTAACATACTAAATACTTATCAGTAATAGTTATAATTataaaggacaaaatttagctacaaaaatacaaatttacttagtacttttttttattgaaggtgaattttaacaaatctattATTGGATTATaccttcttatatcctctatgcttgaaaaatttctagaaaattaaaaatcaataactatgtcatcaataaattgtttgatttgcaagtttttgttgtttaaaattatgcataatatataaGCTTATAATTCATATAGTAAACAATAACCAATTGACAAAgaatttaacatgtgtattaagaaagtaaaaaatatgcaatttgacggttagattttcaaccaattttgtagctaaattttgtccaaaatacaattataataaatacctatttatatttttataagctAATAAATACAGATTAATAATTACTTTTACTATAAATTTCTACTTCcatataaaatcaaaatcataaagACACTAATAAGTACCATAATtatcaatataaattttttgagaaatgatatgtccacaacatttttacaacaaatcctaagtggcaagttgttactggttgttattgttgggacaaaaaagtaatcttagtattaaattcaaatttgaacctataacaactaaccacctatgatttgttgtaaaattgttgtaaaaatgttatggacgtagcacctctcaaattttttttgtcttttttattgaTGTAAACTTAAGTTATCTATTAAAATAAGGATGATGCACTGATAGTAGCCAGGAAGATAGCTCaccataattatatatttattgttccatataaaaataaaatcataaagaTACTAATTAATAAgcatcataattatcaaaaaaatgttaagtttAGAAGATTTTATGCTAAtgaaaacttaataaaaaataatgacttATCTAATAGAAACCATAATTAAAATAGAagtaagtgtttttttttttttgagaatgaaaaaaaaaatagaagttaaTGAAcaaattgggttttgtttccttatggactaaggttttgttatttttgttgttgtaactCCAAAATAGTATGTTTGGCAGGTTATTGAAAATGAAGGGTACACAATAaataaggaaagagaaaaaaattctaGTATTAATTAGGTAATATATATGGAAAGTATTAGGTAATATAACTAGgtaatatatatcttttagatatctatgacttaaaaaatatgtaactcTTATAGAGTTAcatctcttatatatatatatatagtgtaacTCTTataggttcaagttatacctagtgtaactctaaagagttacatcttTTTAAactattggatttaagtagatccaactgttaaaaaaataatactataattattacaaatattctaattagaatctaattaattacTCTCATTTATTACCTTCTAAACTTATCTCTAAACTCAAACAAAGTTTGACTTATGACTTTGTCTCTCTCAtttatgtttctctctctacgtttttctctctctttctcctccactACCTCCACAGGTTGcccacgaaaaaaaaaaaaaaaacccaaaatggCGTACAAAGATGCTGTTGCTGGCATACAGCCATATCCTCAGCCCATCTCAGGTTGTGAAAAATAGGAGACAAGTGGAAACCAGAACACCGGGCAGGGTGAAGGAgcttaaaaatgcaaaaatcgTTAACTAAAATGGTTCTAATCAACATTGAACAAGATGGTAGAGATCAGGATACAGCACAGTAATGCAACAGATGGCGACTGATTAATGAGCACTAGATAAGATAATAAAAGCTTTTacaaaattgtaatatttggAAGAAGATGAGAGTCCTGAAATGATTCGGCAACTACAGACCAGTAACATCAACAAACAAGCTCATTCCactttgaatatttttatttgacaaGAATTATTGAACCAACATGTTTCAAGAACAACAATCAGAGGATTTTCTAATGTAATCAGGTAATAAGTATGACCTCGAGTGTGGCCAGGGGTCTCCATTACAACCACCTCATGGCCTGCAAACATCCACTTGTCTCcatcattcaaaataatattgatACCAGGAATCCTATCTCTGTCTATTGCTGAACCAATCACATACAGTAAAAGAGAGAAGTAGagtttatcaacaaaaaaaaaaaaaaagggaggtaGAAAAATTTATGAAAGTTGAGACCAATATAAACACTGAACAGCTTCAAGAACAAGGCAAGAAGACTTCTATCAAGTTTGTAGTAAATCTCTTAAACTAATACTAATTCTGAAAAATTCGTATTCTGCAATAATAGTAGTTACTACGGCTAGTTTTACCAATATTGCCACATTTTCAATAATTCTTAGAATGTGTTAGAAAATTATAACAAGTTGACGGTATCAAGTATTACAAGAGATAAAAATACTAATACGATAAACATGGAAATTTTAAAGAAACATATAAAAAGAGGAAAGATTGGTGTGGTCCACAAATCATTTTCAAGACAAAAAagacaaccaaacaaaataaccACTCAGATAAGTCGGCTAATTTAATTGTAACCAGCAAAACATAGGAGGatatctaaattctaaaatcagATCAGAAtggttatttaattaaaattctccatataaatatctatttccATCATGAGTgtattgtataaaatatatCGTACATAACCATTTTTGGGGAATAAGCTTTGAAACATGGAAATCAATTGGACAAGGAAGtttatacattttcttttaaagataaATACTTTAGAATAAAGATAATAAATCAGTTGACCAAAAGATAACAATATCATACCTTTGCACCGTACCTTTCTTTAAGCTCCTCATTTCCTCCTGTGTGATCATAATCATGATGGGTGTTCAAGATGGGTGTTCAATATGTATGTCAAAATTCGGTTTTTCCTTTTCAAAGCATCTATAACAGGCGTAGCTTCAGAAGGATCAACAACACCAACTGTGCCTGTATCTACATCGTGCAAAAGATATGCATGGTTGTCACTCAAACATGGTACctgaaaataataagaaatctGGGATCAGCACCAGTGATGAAGAACATGCATAACCCTCTTATAGAAtacttattaaatatttaagtcAACTTATAAGCTTTGATGAGAGGCTCATACATATTTTGAGCACACTCACTTTAGGGAGCACAAATATAAGAAATGAGAAACACTCACCTGCTTGTGCATTAAAGAAGTATAACGATTAGCTCTTTGCAAGCCAAGAGAAAGTGCCCTAAACAGCAAAATTGTGAAGGCCAGCATGTAATAGTAAACAGTTGCTTCAGTTGCATAACAAAATAATGCATGTTTCAATGTTATTTACTAAAAAACCAGACTTAATCATAAAAGTGTAAGACTCTTCAATTAGGGTCCCAATTTGAAACTGTTCAGATATAAGGAGGCCGAGCATACATCGAAGTTGGGACCGCACGAATTAAATTGCCAGTGTCAGAGAGCGAGTCCCCGAGTTGATATATTGCATCAAACTTGCAAACCTTAAGGGGCTGAGCATCAATgcaatgaggaagaagaagaagaagaagagagaaagtaGTACTGAGAgtgaaaatcaaagaaaaaactgCAACGGTGTTAGCCATTGCTCAAGAACAGAATTACTCGGTTATGAAACTATGAGGATTAGAAATGTTAGGCTATGCTACTAATGCTAGCTTCTCccgtcaaaaaataaaaaaatataaaataaaataaaataaataatggaaagaaaaaaatgctagCTCCTGTTAACTCTGATTCTCTAGTTTTGAATGACATTTTGACTTTATGGATGGTAATTTAGTTAGGGTTTggcttaagtttttttttttttttttactgaatatatctttttgttttaaatatagtAGTGAAGTTTAatccctatattttatttagttagtggaagttgtaaaaatattgtgaatgcaGCATCTCTCACAAAGAAAATGGGATTCCTTTTAAAAAActgtatgacttatttttagtactttttaatagaatctctttttgttttaaggAAAAACTGTCACATTACccactaaataaataaaaggtggAGATTAAAATCCGCTGTCACTTGTCattgtgtatttaaaacaaaatgagacattcagttaaaaaaatatttgacataaactaaactctttaaaaaagtattggagATAACTTAAACCCATTTAATTATAGTTAAATTCGAACataattatttcaattataGTTAACATCGGTCATAGTAATTTTGGTTAAACTCAGAGGAAATACTAATTTTGACTTTCACCAAAagtaattttagcaatttttacGTTTAtcaaatactattattattatta comes from Castanea sativa cultivar Marrone di Chiusa Pesio chromosome 3, ASM4071231v1 and encodes:
- the LOC142628596 gene encoding putative hydroxyacylglutathione hydrolase 2, chloroplastic; the protein is MANTVAVFSLIFTLSTTFSLLLLLLPHCIDAQPLKVCKFDAIYQLGDSLSDTGNLIRAVPTSMALSLGLQRANRYTSLMHKQVPCLSDNHAYLLHDVDTGTVGVVDPSEATPVIDALKRKNRILTYILNTHLEHPS